GCATACCTTTGGTGGAATATACAAAATTAAATAAAAATGATATTAAAGAAATAGCTATGATGAAACTTAAAATGGTAGGACTTGATGAGAGTGTGGCAAAGCTTTATCCTAGCGAGTTAAGCGGAGGAATGAAAAAAAGAGTAGCTATAGCTAGAGCCTTAGCACTTGATAGTAAATTGCTTTTTTTAGATGAGCCAACTTCGGGACTTGATCCTTATAGTTCAAGAGAATTTGATAATTTACTTTTGAGTTTAAAACAAAGCTTTAAATTATGTGTAGTTTTAATCACGCACGATAAGGAAAGTATGAAAAATGTTTTGGATAGATTTTTAATCATAGAAGATAAAAAAGTTGGATTTTTAGGAAATACAAAACAACTAAAAGAGCAAAATGAAAGATTGTATGAGAGGTTTATGGGTTAATGGAAAATAAAGCAAATTATATACTCATAGGTATTTTTGTAAGTGTATTGTTTTTTATCAGCTTGTTTTTTATAGTATGGTATGGAAATTTGCAAGATGAAAAATCTTTTAAATATTATGAAATATACATGGAAGAATCAGTAGCAGGGCTTAGTGTTAAAGCACCAGTTAAATTTTTAGGTGTAGATGTAGGAAGTGTTGAAAGCATTAATATAGACAATTCAAGTAATAATATAAGAGTAAAAATTTTAGTTAAGCTTGATTCTAATTTAATTATAAAAACAGATACTTATGCAAGTTTGCAAATTCAAGGAATCACTGGATTTAAGTTTATCCAACTTGCTGGAGGTAGTGAAAGTGCTGAAGTTTTAAAAGCAGATAAGAATTCTTACCCTGTGATAAAATCTAAAGAGAGTTTTTTTGCTAGCATTGACAAACAAACTACCAATCTTTTGGATTTAATCACTAGCACAAAAGATAAACTTGAAAAACTTTTAAGCGAAAAAAATTTAAATAATATAGAATTAATTTTGCAAAATTCATCACAGCTTTTTGCGTATTTAAACAAACAAACACCTAATTTTTTAAATAATCTAAACAATACCTCATCTAAGATATCTAAAAGCTCAGATGATTTGTCTATATTTTTAAATAATGCAAATTCTCAATTCATAGAGTTAAATAAAAGCAGGATACTTTTAAATGATAATTTAGATATATTAAGAATTTTATTTTTAGACTTATCACAATTACTTGAAAAAGTAAAACAAAATCCTTCATCATTAATTTATAAGGATAAAAATATCCAATATGCTCCAGGAGAAGTAAAATGAAAGTATTTTATTTTGGATTTGTCGTTTTATTTTTTAGTGCTTGTTCTTTAATTAGTCCAAGCCAAACCTTACCTGCTAATAAATATTTTAGTATAAGTTTAAATGATTTTGCTTTACCAAAAACTCAGCATAAGGAAATTACTATTATCGTGGCTTTGCCTAAAGGTTTAGCTTATACCAATGAAATTTTTTATAAAAAAGATAATGTAGTGAGTGCATATGCTTATCATTTTTGGAAGGAAAACCCTGCTTTAATGATAAAGAATTTTTTAGAATTTCATTTGCAAAATTTAGGAATTTTTAAAGCGGTTTTAAATCAAGATAGTTTAGCAAGTGCTGATTATATTTTAGAAAGTAAAGTAGATGTTTTAGAGCAAGATTTTAGCGATGAGGTGCATTCTAAAATCAAATTTGGTATCAATTTAAATTTAATTCAAATCAATACAAAAAAGCTAATCGCAAGCAAGTATTTTTACTATGAAAAAACATTAAATGATAATAAACCAAAATTATTAATTCAAAATTATGATGATATTTTTACATCATTTGCTAAAGACTTTAGAACTTGGGTAGATAAAAATTTGGAATAAAAAATGCTTTTTTTGTTATAGCAATAACAAGGAAGGTGTATTATGATAGATAAATTAGAAATCCTACAAAAACATTTAGGAGCAGTAGGTGCTAATGTAGATGGTGCGAGTTTAAAACATCAAACACAAAAATTTAGCGAAGACATAACAGATGCAAATGATTTTGTTGGTGCTTTGCAAATTTTGGATTCTTCATTGAAAAAAATTTCAAAACTATTAGAAGATAAAAATTATGAAGATGTGCAAGATAAAGTATTAATTGCAAGTGAAAGTGTAAAAATAGTTGATAATTGCTCTTTTTTAGGTAATGCTTTATTTGATAATAATTACAATGTAAGTGTAGGTTCAAAGCATTTTGTTTTTGAGATACACAATCCTTTGAGAATTTTAGAAAATAGCGATTATAAAGGAATGAAAGCTTATATAGAAGATAAAAGAGATGAAATTGCTTCTATGCTTAGTGAGCTTGCAGTGGCTATTGCTAGTTATAGTCCAAGCCAAAGTTTTGGTAATACAAATTTTGATGGAATGAATGATTTTGATTTTACTAAACTTTTTAAATAATACTAAAGGCAAAAAGCCTTTAGTATTTACTTGATAACCCCACAAGCCATTCTAGCACCGCCTCCACCAAGTGCTGCTGGATGATCGCTGTGATTATCTCCTCCAAAGTGTATCATTAAAGAATGATTTTTAAGCTCATTAAGAGTTTTAATTTTTGGAGCAAGAACAGGATTAGTTGCTGTGCCATCTTTTTCAACATAAAGTGGTGGTAAATCTCCTTTATGTCCTTTATCATCCCATGGACTTGAGTGTGCGTCAGTTTTTTCAGGATCCCAATGGCCCCCAGCTTTCATACCTAAACCTTTATCATTAGCTCCACAATCAGCATTTGCATGAACATGAAAACCATGAATTCCACTTTCTAACCCTTGAAGATTTGGATAAAAAGCTACACCATAAGCAGTTTGAACTGCCACTACTTCTCCTGCGTTTTTATTTGAATTTTTATCAAGAATTTCCATTTTTATAACCAAATGATTATCTTGTGATTTTGGATCAAAATTTTCTAAATTTGCTCCAAATAAAAAACTCGATGCTAATAACGAACCTAATATAATTTTTTTCATTTTATCTCCTTTTAGAAATGACTATTCATTTTAACACATATTTTTAATGAAAAATAATATATTCTGTGATATTCTTTTAATAAATAAAATCAAAAAACTTATAAAAAGGTTTTTTATGTTAATCTTCCCAAATGATTTAGAAAAAGTAAGTAATAAAGTTTTAAAAACAGCTTTATTTTCTTTATGTTCTTATAAAAAAACTACTCATAGCAAAGAAGATCAAGAGGTTCTTTTTAAAGATTATGCTTTGGTTTTTATAGTAAGTGGTAGTAAAAAAATTTATTCTAGTAATCAGCGTTTAAATGTAGAAAAAAACGGGATAATTTTTTTCACAAAAAATACCTTTTCAATTAGAGATTATTTAAGCACTGAAAATGTTTATGAGTCTATTATTTTATGTTTTAAAGAAAGTATTTTAATAGATTTAATTTATAAATATAAAGATTTAATACAAAATATAAACTCAGTAGAATTTTCTAAAAAAATACTTAGTTTAGATTGTGATATTATAACTAAGAGTATTTTTAACGCTCTTTTGCCTCACATAGAAAATCAAAATAAAAGTAATGAAGCATTGTTAAAGTTAAAATTTGAAGAATTATTTTTATCTTTGTTATATAGTGAAAATAATAAAGATTTTTTATTATTTTTAAAAGAAATTTTAAATGGTTTTAGTTTGGATTTATATAGTATTTTTGCATATTGTGAAAATGATTTTGAAAATGTAGCCTCTATGGCTAAATTTAGTAAAATGGATATAGCAAGTTTTAGTAGAAATTTTAAGCAAAGTTTTGGCATAAGTGCTAAAGAATGGCTGGATAATAAGCGTTTTGAAAAGGCGAAATTTTTATTAGAGTTTTCAACAAAAAATATCACACAAATTTGTTTTGAATTAGGATTTAATTCTCCTGCATGGTTTATAGCAAGATATAAAAAAAGATATGGTATCACACCAAAACAAGAACAAAAATCAAAAAACTTATATTTTTTAAATTAAAAATGATAGATTTTTCTTTTAATTTTTATTAAAATTGGTTAATAAAAATTAAGAAAGGTAACATTATGAAAAAAAGTATTTTAGCTTTATCAATTTTAGCATTTTGTAGTGCAAATGCTTTAGAAATTCAAGAAATAAAAGGTTTGTCTTATCCAGAAAGTGTTTATGTGGATGAAGATAATGTTTATGTTTCTAATTTGGGAAAAGAACTTGCTCCTTTAAATAAAGACAATGATGGTTTTATTGCAAGATTAAACAAGGATGGTAAAATAATCGAAAATGATTTTATAAAAAATCTTAACGCACCAAAAGGCATGTCAAAAATAGGAGATATACTTTATATTGCAGATATTGATGTAATTTATGGTTTTAATGTAAAAAATAAAAAAGAAGTGTTTAAATTACCTATAGAAAATGCTGTGTTTTTAAATGATATTGCTGTTTTAAACGATGATATTTTATTAGTAAGTGATACTGGAACGGGCTTTATACATAAAATTTTTTTAAAAGATAAAAAATATGAAAATTTCATTCATTTAGATCCAAAATATGGTGGCCCAAATGGCTTGCTAGTTGATAAAAATACTTTATTTGTAGCTGGCTATGATCCAAGTGATAAAACAGGCGGTAAGATAATAAGTATTGATGTAAATACTAAAGAAATTAAAGAATTAAGCGATAAAGTCGAACAATTTGATGGTATAGTATATGATAAAAATAAAAATCTTTTAATATCAAGTTGGGGTAAAAATTTACAAGGTTATATTTATAATCTAAAAGACAATAAAGAAGCAAAATTAAATTTAAAAGATATTAAAGGTCCTGCGGATATATTCTTTGATGGTGAGTATTTATGGGTGCCAAAAATGGCAGAAAATGCTTTAATCAAAGTAAAATTATAAAAACTTTTAAGCCTTTTTGGGCTTAAAAGTCAAATAATTCTCCAAGCCAACTTTCTTTTTTCTTATATTTATAGCCATTATTATGATAGTTTTGTTGTTGGTTGTAGTTTTGATGATGAGAGGATTGTTGTTGAGTATTTTGAGAAGAACTTCTTTCTATAATTTTATCAAGCTCACCACGATCAAGCCAAACACCACGGCATTTTGGGCAATAATCAATCTCAACTCCATTTCTTTCACTCATTAATAAATCAGTATTTGCACAAACTGGACAATTCATTTTTTATTCCTTACTAAATTTTTGTAAAGTATATATCTTTAAGGTAAATTATAAGTTTAAATTCCAATCAATAGGACTTTTGCCAAGTTTTAATAAAATTTCATTGCTTTTGGAAAAATGCTTACAGCCTAAAAAAGCATTGCGCGCTAAAGGTGAAGGATGTGCTGCTTCTAGGATAAAGTGTTTTTGAGTATTGATTAAAACTTTTTTATTTTTAGCATAATTACCCCAAAGTAAAAAAACTAAATTTTCTTTTTCATTGCTAAGTTTTGATATAAGCGCATCGGTAAATTTTTGCCATCCAAAATGAGCATGTGAAGCTGGTTTGTTTGCCTCTACACTTAAAATAGAATTTAAAAGTAAAACTCCTTGTCTTGCCCATTTACTAAGATCTCCATGTTTTGTTATAGGGATATTAAGATCATTTTGTAATTCTTTGTAGATATTAAGTAAAGAAGGAGGAATTTTAACCCCCATTGGCACACTAAAGCTAAGCCCCATAGCTTGCTTTGGATTATGATAAGGATCTTGTCCTAAAAGAATGATTTTTAATTCTTTAAGTGGGGTAAGATTAAAAGCATTAAATATTAAATTTGCTGGCGGATATATGGTTTTTCCTTCATTTAGGGCATTAATGTAATGAGTTTTAATTTCTAAAAAATAGGGTTTAAAAAACTCATCTTTTAAAAATTCTTTCCAATCATCATTCATTTTAATTTTTTCTAAAATAATATCCATAATTTTTTCCTTACCAAGAAAGTATAAATTCACTTCCTTCATTTTCTTTGCTTATTACTTTTATGTTGATATTGTTTTTATCTGTAATTTGCTTGACTAAATTTAAACCTATGCCAAAACCACCTTGATCTTGATTAAAGCGTTTGTAGCGTGTAAAAATTTGGGTTATTTCTTTTTGGCTCATACCATGGCCTTCATCTTTTATGCTAAGTGAATTTTTTGTTAGTGTTATATAGATTGTTTTATGGGAGTTGGAGTATTTGATAGCATTGCTTAAAAGATTATCAAATAAAATTTGCATTTCTTCTTTATTGATATGAAGATGCTGTTTTAAAAGATTTTTTTTGATAATAAGATTTTTTTGTGAAATTAAAGTTTCAAAATATTCCAGTCTTTGCTCAATTAGCTCTTTTAAATCAACATTTTCTTTTATATTTTCTTTTTGTAAGAAAAAATTTAAGGCTATGAGATTTTGATAGATATGGTTTAAATTTTTACTTGCTAATTTGATGTGATTAAGTTTTTTGGCATTATTTGGGTTTAAATTACTATCATCAAATTTTTTTATACTTGCTAAAATGACACTTAAAGGTGTATTGATTTCATGTGTAGTATCTTTTATGAAGTCATTTAAGGCTTTAAATTGTTCTTTGATATTTTTAAAAACAATAAGTATAAGCACATAAGCAACAACTGCAAGTAAAAAAATAGAACATAAAGTATAAAAAATAGTTTTTAGTTTTAAATTCCAAAGTTCATTTGAAAAATCATTAATATCTAAATTATTGTAATTATCTTTGTGGTATTGCTCTTTTTTAAAACCAAGATCATCAGCTTCTATGATAATATGGATATTACGATGTTTTAAAAATTTAAAATAATGTCTAGGTCTTTTAATGTCATTTTTATCAACCAAAGTATCAAGATTTTTAACGCGAAAAAAATCTATAAATATTTTTCCATTATAAGTGTAAATAAAATCATTTTTTCTAAGTGAGCTTAAAATACCAAAAGCATCGTAGCTTAAATTACTAAAGATTAATTTTTTATCAAAAATAATAGCAAAAGATGTATTTATTTTTTTTGATAAATATAAAAAATCATTCTCATCAAGTGTTATTTTCTCATGTCTTGCTTCTATTAGATTTTGTAAAATATAATTATAATGTGTATACATATGGGTAATTTGGTTTAATCTTATATAGTTTGACTCTTTTTGATAAAAAGTAGTAAAAAATATAGTTAAAAAAATACCACTAGTAATGATATACAAAGCTAAAATTTTAAAAATAGTATTGCTAAAAATATCATTTTTCATTTTCAAGCCTAAGCGCATAACCTATGTTTCTTTGGTTGATTATGAGCTCTTTTCCTAGTATTTTTCTTAAATTTTTTATATAAACCCTAAGACTCATTATCACAGGTTCTTCATTATATTGCCAAATTTCTTCAAAAATTTTTTCAAGACTTACAAAATGAGGTCTATTTTTTAAAAGTAAAGCTAAAAGATCTTTTTCTTTGTTGGTGATATTGATAATTTCTTGATTTTGATATAAGGTTTTATCTATGAGATCAAAATAAATATTTTTTGATGAATTTAGAGTGATAATATCTTGTTTTTGGTGATTAAATTGTCTTTTAAGTATATTTTTTACTCGGATAATTAACTCATCTATATCAAAAGGCTTTTTGATATAATCATCACATCCTACTAAAAATCCTTCTTTTACATCATCAAGCATAGACAAAGAAGTTAAAAATATAGCAGGAGTGGTTTTGGCACTTTCTCTTAGCTCTTTTAAGAGTTCAAAGCCATTGCCTTTTGGAACTTTAACATCAAAAATCCAAAGATCAAAATTTTCTTCATAAGCTTTTTCTAGTGCCTCTTGTGCATCATATACACAAGAGACTTTAAAACCTTCATCGTTTAAGGCATCGCTAATAATTTCGTTTAAACTCAAATCATCTTCTAAGAGTAAAATTTTTACCGACATTTTATCTCATAGGG
The genomic region above belongs to Campylobacter peloridis LMG 23910 and contains:
- a CDS encoding ABC transporter ATP-binding protein, encoding MIINAKNIKTYFGKKCVHEDISFSVNENEIFGILGGSGSGKSVLLRQILMLEHFDGGEYEVLGKKLNNISEEDALFLQKQWGVVFQYGALFSFFNILENISIPLVEYTKLNKNDIKEIAMMKLKMVGLDESVAKLYPSELSGGMKKRVAIARALALDSKLLFLDEPTSGLDPYSSREFDNLLLSLKQSFKLCVVLITHDKESMKNVLDRFLIIEDKKVGFLGNTKQLKEQNERLYERFMG
- a CDS encoding MlaD family protein; the protein is MENKANYILIGIFVSVLFFISLFFIVWYGNLQDEKSFKYYEIYMEESVAGLSVKAPVKFLGVDVGSVESINIDNSSNNIRVKILVKLDSNLIIKTDTYASLQIQGITGFKFIQLAGGSESAEVLKADKNSYPVIKSKESFFASIDKQTTNLLDLITSTKDKLEKLLSEKNLNNIELILQNSSQLFAYLNKQTPNFLNNLNNTSSKISKSSDDLSIFLNNANSQFIELNKSRILLNDNLDILRILFLDLSQLLEKVKQNPSSLIYKDKNIQYAPGEVK
- a CDS encoding ABC-type transport auxiliary lipoprotein family protein, translating into MKVFYFGFVVLFFSACSLISPSQTLPANKYFSISLNDFALPKTQHKEITIIVALPKGLAYTNEIFYKKDNVVSAYAYHFWKENPALMIKNFLEFHLQNLGIFKAVLNQDSLASADYILESKVDVLEQDFSDEVHSKIKFGINLNLIQINTKKLIASKYFYYEKTLNDNKPKLLIQNYDDIFTSFAKDFRTWVDKNLE
- a CDS encoding flagellar FLiS export co-chaperone — encoded protein: MIDKLEILQKHLGAVGANVDGASLKHQTQKFSEDITDANDFVGALQILDSSLKKISKLLEDKNYEDVQDKVLIASESVKIVDNCSFLGNALFDNNYNVSVGSKHFVFEIHNPLRILENSDYKGMKAYIEDKRDEIASMLSELAVAIASYSPSQSFGNTNFDGMNDFDFTKLFK
- a CDS encoding superoxide dismutase (Cu/Zn), which gives rise to MKKIILGSLLASSFLFGANLENFDPKSQDNHLVIKMEILDKNSNKNAGEVVAVQTAYGVAFYPNLQGLESGIHGFHVHANADCGANDKGLGMKAGGHWDPEKTDAHSSPWDDKGHKGDLPPLYVEKDGTATNPVLAPKIKTLNELKNHSLMIHFGGDNHSDHPAALGGGGARMACGVIK
- a CDS encoding helix-turn-helix domain-containing protein; this encodes MLIFPNDLEKVSNKVLKTALFSLCSYKKTTHSKEDQEVLFKDYALVFIVSGSKKIYSSNQRLNVEKNGIIFFTKNTFSIRDYLSTENVYESIILCFKESILIDLIYKYKDLIQNINSVEFSKKILSLDCDIITKSIFNALLPHIENQNKSNEALLKLKFEELFLSLLYSENNKDFLLFLKEILNGFSLDLYSIFAYCENDFENVASMAKFSKMDIASFSRNFKQSFGISAKEWLDNKRFEKAKFLLEFSTKNITQICFELGFNSPAWFIARYKKRYGITPKQEQKSKNLYFLN
- a CDS encoding zf-TFIIB domain-containing protein, with the translated sequence MNCPVCANTDLLMSERNGVEIDYCPKCRGVWLDRGELDKIIERSSSQNTQQQSSHHQNYNQQQNYHNNGYKYKKKESWLGELFDF
- the ung gene encoding uracil-DNA glycosylase; the protein is MDIILEKIKMNDDWKEFLKDEFFKPYFLEIKTHYINALNEGKTIYPPANLIFNAFNLTPLKELKIILLGQDPYHNPKQAMGLSFSVPMGVKIPPSLLNIYKELQNDLNIPITKHGDLSKWARQGVLLLNSILSVEANKPASHAHFGWQKFTDALISKLSNEKENLVFLLWGNYAKNKKVLINTQKHFILEAAHPSPLARNAFLGCKHFSKSNEILLKLGKSPIDWNLNL
- a CDS encoding sensor histidine kinase, whose translation is MKNDIFSNTIFKILALYIITSGIFLTIFFTTFYQKESNYIRLNQITHMYTHYNYILQNLIEARHEKITLDENDFLYLSKKINTSFAIIFDKKLIFSNLSYDAFGILSSLRKNDFIYTYNGKIFIDFFRVKNLDTLVDKNDIKRPRHYFKFLKHRNIHIIIEADDLGFKKEQYHKDNYNNLDINDFSNELWNLKLKTIFYTLCSIFLLAVVAYVLILIVFKNIKEQFKALNDFIKDTTHEINTPLSVILASIKKFDDSNLNPNNAKKLNHIKLASKNLNHIYQNLIALNFFLQKENIKENVDLKELIEQRLEYFETLISQKNLIIKKNLLKQHLHINKEEMQILFDNLLSNAIKYSNSHKTIYITLTKNSLSIKDEGHGMSQKEITQIFTRYKRFNQDQGGFGIGLNLVKQITDKNNINIKVISKENEGSEFILSW
- a CDS encoding response regulator transcription factor, whose translation is MSVKILLLEDDLSLNEIISDALNDEGFKVSCVYDAQEALEKAYEENFDLWIFDVKVPKGNGFELLKELRESAKTTPAIFLTSLSMLDDVKEGFLVGCDDYIKKPFDIDELIIRVKNILKRQFNHQKQDIITLNSSKNIYFDLIDKTLYQNQEIINITNKEKDLLALLLKNRPHFVSLEKIFEEIWQYNEEPVIMSLRVYIKNLRKILGKELIINQRNIGYALRLENEK